The following proteins are co-located in the Desulfoscipio sp. XC116 genome:
- a CDS encoding Tex family protein — translation MPNALLNDILQIVAREADIPRHKVESTVHLLEEGNTVPFIARYRKEATGELDEVQIRRIEELVKFHRHLEQRKAEVLRIIDEQGKLTEELRDRIMSAVKLTEVEDIYRPYRQKRKTRAGVARERGLAPLAEYLISLPQAGNPETEAGAYLSETVLTVEDALQGAMDIVAEQVADDPDVRGWVRDYTRRQGLLATRARNVQAESVYQMYYDYQEPIRKVVPHRVLAINRGEREEYLKVTVQVDSDAVLDWLYRRFIKRESVTLGLVQKAVADAYKRLVAPAVERDVRSELTEEAESRAVQVFARNLRSLLMQPPVRDVMVLALDPAYRTGCKWAAVDETGKLLEVGVIYPTPPQKRIAEAEAELARVVKQYAVQVIAIGNGTASRETEQFVAGFIQQEQSGLVYTIVSEAGASVYSASELAAREFPDLDVSARSAVSIARRLQDPLAELVKIEPRAVGVGQYQHDVAPKQLNESLAKVVESAVNYVGVDLNTASASLLGYVAGINAVVAENIVRHREQNGRFLNRRQLALVPRLGSKTFEQCVGFLRISGGENLLDATPIHPESYPITAKLLDLLGVKTVDIGRSDLRSRLARLDIDDLAARLGAGVPTLRDIIESLMRPGRDPREELPPPVFRFDVLSIEDLRAGMLLKGTVRNVVDFGAFVDIGVKNDGLVHISELTEGYVRHPLDVISVGDVVAVRVLAVDVARHRVSLSMRV, via the coding sequence ATGCCAAACGCATTGCTAAACGATATTCTGCAAATAGTGGCCCGGGAAGCCGATATTCCCCGGCATAAAGTGGAGAGTACCGTACATCTGTTGGAAGAAGGCAACACCGTGCCTTTTATTGCCCGGTATCGTAAGGAGGCAACCGGCGAACTTGACGAGGTGCAGATACGGCGCATAGAAGAGCTGGTCAAGTTTCACCGCCACCTGGAACAGCGCAAGGCTGAGGTGCTGAGGATTATTGATGAGCAGGGCAAGCTGACTGAGGAACTCCGGGACAGGATAATGAGCGCCGTTAAACTTACCGAGGTAGAGGATATCTATCGACCCTACCGGCAGAAACGTAAAACCCGGGCCGGGGTGGCCCGGGAGCGCGGATTGGCACCGCTGGCGGAGTATCTTATCTCCCTTCCGCAGGCCGGTAACCCGGAGACCGAAGCCGGCGCATATTTATCGGAGACGGTATTAACCGTGGAGGACGCCCTGCAGGGGGCGATGGATATAGTGGCCGAACAAGTGGCCGATGATCCTGATGTGCGCGGCTGGGTGCGGGATTATACCCGGCGGCAGGGCTTGTTGGCGACCCGGGCTCGGAATGTCCAGGCAGAATCGGTCTATCAGATGTATTATGATTACCAGGAGCCGATACGCAAAGTAGTGCCGCACCGGGTGCTGGCTATTAACCGGGGTGAACGGGAGGAGTATCTCAAGGTGACGGTACAGGTGGATAGTGATGCGGTGCTTGACTGGCTGTACCGCCGTTTTATAAAACGTGAATCGGTAACTTTGGGCTTGGTGCAAAAGGCCGTGGCGGATGCTTATAAAAGGCTGGTGGCGCCGGCTGTGGAACGTGATGTGCGCAGTGAATTGACGGAGGAAGCCGAATCCCGTGCCGTGCAGGTTTTTGCCCGCAACTTGCGCAGTCTGCTTATGCAGCCTCCGGTGCGGGATGTAATGGTACTGGCGCTCGATCCCGCCTACCGGACGGGGTGTAAATGGGCCGCAGTGGATGAAACGGGAAAACTTTTAGAGGTGGGTGTAATATACCCCACGCCGCCGCAAAAAAGGATAGCTGAAGCCGAGGCCGAATTGGCCCGGGTGGTCAAACAGTATGCCGTGCAGGTTATTGCCATTGGCAATGGCACCGCTTCCAGGGAAACCGAGCAGTTCGTAGCCGGTTTTATACAACAAGAACAGTCGGGGCTGGTTTATACTATTGTCAGTGAGGCCGGGGCCAGCGTTTATTCAGCTTCCGAATTGGCTGCCAGGGAGTTTCCCGATTTGGACGTATCGGCCCGCAGCGCTGTATCCATCGCGCGGCGGCTGCAGGACCCGCTGGCCGAGCTGGTGAAAATTGAGCCCCGGGCCGTTGGTGTGGGCCAGTATCAGCATGATGTGGCGCCGAAACAATTGAATGAAAGTCTGGCTAAAGTAGTGGAATCGGCTGTTAACTATGTGGGCGTCGATTTAAACACTGCGTCGGCATCGCTGCTTGGCTATGTAGCCGGAATCAATGCCGTGGTGGCGGAAAATATAGTGCGGCACCGGGAGCAAAACGGTCGTTTTCTGAACCGCCGCCAGCTGGCCCTTGTACCCCGGTTGGGCTCTAAAACCTTTGAACAGTGCGTGGGATTTCTGCGCATCAGTGGCGGGGAGAATTTGCTTGACGCCACGCCCATTCATCCCGAATCCTACCCGATAACAGCTAAATTATTGGACTTGCTGGGTGTTAAAACTGTGGACATTGGCCGCTCGGACCTGCGTTCCAGGCTGGCCCGGTTAGATATCGATGACCTGGCGGCACGGCTGGGTGCCGGTGTGCCGACTTTGCGGGATATAATAGAAAGCCTGATGCGCCCCGGACGTGACCCGCGCGAAGAACTGCCCCCGCCGGTTTTTCGGTTTGATGTGTTGAGTATAGAAGATCTCCGGGCAGGCATGCTGCTGAAAGGTACCGTGCGCAACGTAGTTGATTTCGGTGCTTTTGTGGACATTGGCGTAAAAAATGACGGTCTGGTGCATATTTCGGAGCTGACCGAAGGTTATGTACGCCATCCGCTGGATGTGATATCGGTGGGGGATGTGGTTGCCGTTCGCGTGCTTGCGGTGGATGTGGCGCGTCATAGAGTATCTTTGTCCATGCGGGTTTAA
- a CDS encoding AAA family ATPase: protein MKYLLKKYWHKFRGIHGRFDGIFFEDLVMQILKAEYPKENWIRTKKTWDKKRDFFSEFKIDGKTVQKWAECKSYKDNLSINVLAPTLIMSTLNNVNEILFFSYSPLNKQAKESLSMFSGVHKKVIRVFDDEKLEALIFKHKHNIEFSFFFPNYIDKELNTESKNYRVYETVFLPRHNYEYRLQELRSQKLKVNEIIIINIYIENFSIEKKIIQISVNLKNDDGYRYFESANRQLQINKTIVLDGATLFSYQIPLKIITYAATIYLPEITIQCEHQKNSLFGSFQCSWLLDTPFIGYQNLLDEVDSRFASKTYSVVTLHGCSGVGKTRLAQEIHNRYLLKNEKCIVINTEQNNGICRNWLMKVMARLYTLPFVNMEALTLKENLETPDNIAMMILYNQDFEIEKNIHRVALSLLEAQSEHRYLLVFDNVQNLDDLSIKILHEMMNLYEAYHDVNLLLTFNMDYLIKDSLARNFFSRIMNLRKDYKDNFLLQQINGFTTQQANSYVKQCFGVSTDTCNLSAIAYDAAINRIVAIAQNRPLFLEQILLKLCEDSIIKNIDDYFYIVNNERFYESLEKLPYQLNEYFELRWQFAKKQTEKQFSAMKSIIQLLCFFESISREILDEMDFDELALDALFSLGFIRQNEKIVFYHQLIGKFFSNKFPYLNAALLRDCLVVLKKANRRNIYPAQYFIAAAQSGHLDQGKIAWAVEQLLKNKIPGQIQKKFNDELYSAIADQDMFQRLNAVDIVGFYGAYCYHLQAKVSYLAAIEKYELIYKRYLLEHSFFYTAGDEYMLFIKEYLNMLLVLHRNDQVIVLAKEVLELVSKLRFKYRNGAKRAQAILLNRQHIAYNRTDIPDNLHPFSALAKEGIDKSYQIAQAIHDIELIIQNLIDYGYLYYCSNKYNDKTIYYWEKAYLLWDKNRKNVPAWESGVYYHKALAATMQHNYAQAYELIRNVEIFHKRNLYVPYFYTKSKILKAVVSLMTGKPFDEVLHLTNEAENLCQENNSPGGFAVCSYIRAKAYELLSEEKKTACRFYQKALTQFIRKSENDKEEERATIYFLDISSALRSMGDEVDEETINMVKSSPLRKKINEIKKMRCKDWKTYLSNRSAESPLCNQKKTINYPCP, encoded by the coding sequence ATGAAATATTTACTGAAAAAGTATTGGCATAAGTTTCGGGGTATTCACGGTAGATTTGATGGAATTTTTTTTGAGGATTTGGTAATGCAAATCCTCAAAGCGGAATACCCAAAGGAAAATTGGATTAGGACGAAAAAAACATGGGATAAAAAAAGAGACTTTTTCTCTGAATTCAAGATAGATGGCAAAACGGTCCAAAAATGGGCAGAGTGCAAAAGTTATAAAGATAATCTGTCCATCAATGTGCTTGCTCCTACCTTAATTATGAGCACCCTTAATAATGTCAACGAAATATTATTTTTCTCATACAGCCCGCTCAATAAGCAGGCAAAAGAATCGCTGTCCATGTTCTCAGGGGTACATAAAAAGGTTATACGTGTTTTTGATGATGAAAAGCTGGAAGCACTCATCTTTAAGCATAAGCATAATATTGAATTTTCTTTTTTCTTTCCAAACTATATCGATAAAGAACTTAATACCGAGTCAAAAAACTATCGTGTTTATGAAACTGTTTTTTTGCCTAGGCATAACTATGAATACCGTCTGCAGGAACTGCGAAGTCAGAAGCTCAAAGTAAACGAAATCATCATTATTAATATTTACATCGAGAATTTTTCAATTGAGAAAAAGATTATTCAAATAAGCGTTAATCTTAAAAATGATGATGGGTATCGTTATTTTGAGAGCGCAAACCGGCAATTGCAAATTAACAAAACAATAGTTCTTGATGGCGCGACTTTGTTTTCATACCAAATCCCATTAAAAATTATCACATATGCAGCCACAATCTATTTACCGGAAATTACAATCCAGTGTGAACATCAGAAGAATAGTCTCTTCGGTAGTTTCCAGTGCAGTTGGCTACTTGATACTCCATTCATTGGTTATCAAAATTTATTGGACGAAGTGGACAGCCGATTCGCGTCAAAAACTTATTCCGTGGTAACCCTTCATGGATGTAGTGGCGTTGGGAAGACGCGTCTGGCCCAGGAGATTCACAACCGTTATCTGTTGAAGAATGAAAAATGCATCGTTATCAATACAGAACAGAACAATGGAATTTGTAGAAACTGGTTGATGAAGGTCATGGCCAGGCTCTATACACTACCTTTTGTAAACATGGAAGCCCTGACTCTAAAAGAAAACTTGGAAACGCCAGATAATATTGCCATGATGATTCTTTATAATCAAGATTTTGAGATTGAGAAAAACATTCATCGCGTAGCACTATCATTGTTAGAAGCACAGAGCGAGCACCGCTATTTACTTGTGTTCGATAATGTGCAGAATCTTGACGACTTGTCCATCAAAATACTTCATGAAATGATGAATCTTTATGAAGCATATCATGATGTTAATTTACTGCTGACCTTTAATATGGATTATTTAATAAAAGATAGTTTGGCACGCAATTTCTTTTCCCGTATTATGAATTTGCGTAAGGATTATAAAGATAATTTTCTCCTACAGCAAATAAATGGATTCACAACCCAGCAAGCTAATTCGTATGTAAAACAATGCTTCGGAGTGTCAACAGATACTTGCAATCTCAGTGCAATAGCTTATGATGCAGCGATAAATCGTATTGTTGCTATTGCACAAAATCGGCCTTTGTTTTTGGAGCAGATACTTTTAAAGCTATGCGAAGACAGTATTATTAAAAACATTGATGATTATTTTTATATTGTTAATAACGAGCGTTTCTACGAATCTTTAGAGAAGCTGCCATATCAATTGAACGAATATTTTGAGCTGCGCTGGCAATTTGCGAAAAAACAAACGGAAAAACAATTTTCTGCCATGAAGTCTATTATACAATTATTGTGTTTTTTTGAAAGCATATCACGGGAGATACTTGACGAAATGGACTTTGATGAATTGGCTTTGGATGCATTATTTAGCCTAGGATTTATTCGCCAAAATGAAAAAATCGTATTTTATCACCAATTGATTGGTAAGTTTTTTTCAAATAAGTTTCCTTACCTCAACGCCGCTCTGCTAAGAGATTGTTTGGTTGTGTTAAAGAAAGCTAATCGGCGCAATATCTACCCGGCACAATATTTTATCGCAGCAGCGCAATCAGGACATCTGGATCAAGGTAAAATCGCATGGGCTGTTGAGCAGCTACTGAAAAACAAAATACCGGGGCAGATACAAAAGAAGTTCAACGATGAGCTTTATAGCGCCATTGCCGACCAAGACATGTTTCAACGTTTAAATGCTGTTGATATAGTCGGCTTTTATGGAGCATACTGCTATCACCTGCAAGCAAAGGTTTCCTATTTGGCTGCAATTGAAAAGTATGAATTGATCTATAAACGCTATTTGCTAGAGCATTCTTTTTTCTATACTGCCGGGGATGAATATATGCTGTTTATTAAAGAATATTTGAATATGCTGCTGGTGCTTCACCGTAACGACCAGGTCATTGTGCTCGCCAAAGAGGTTCTGGAGCTAGTCAGTAAACTAAGGTTCAAATATAGAAACGGAGCAAAACGAGCACAAGCAATACTGTTAAACAGGCAACATATTGCTTATAATCGCACAGATATTCCCGACAACCTTCATCCATTTTCTGCGCTTGCTAAAGAGGGCATTGATAAGTCCTATCAAATCGCGCAGGCCATTCATGACATTGAATTAATTATACAAAATCTCATTGATTACGGTTATCTGTATTACTGCAGTAATAAATATAACGACAAAACAATTTATTATTGGGAGAAAGCCTACCTTTTGTGGGATAAAAATCGTAAAAATGTTCCCGCTTGGGAAAGCGGAGTCTACTACCATAAAGCGTTAGCTGCAACCATGCAGCATAATTATGCGCAAGCCTATGAGTTGATTCGAAATGTAGAAATATTCCACAAGCGAAATTTGTACGTTCCCTATTTCTACACAAAATCTAAGATTCTTAAAGCTGTGGTCTCACTCATGACAGGAAAACCCTTTGACGAAGTGTTGCACCTAACCAATGAAGCTGAGAACCTTTGCCAGGAGAACAACAGTCCGGGTGGGTTTGCGGTTTGCTCTTATATAAGAGCAAAGGCCTACGAGTTACTATCAGAAGAAAAAAAAACAGCTTGTCGGTTCTATCAGAAAGCGCTGACTCAGTTCATTAGAAAAAGTGAAAATGATAAAGAAGAAGAACGAGCAACGATTTATTTTTTAGATATATCAAGCGCACTCAGAAGTATGGGTGATGAAGTTGATGAGGAAACGATCAACATGGTAAAGAGTTCTCCATTGCGCAAAAAGATTAACGAAATAAAAAAAATGCGGTGTAAAGATTGGAAAACTTATTTGAGCAATCGTTCTGCAGAAAGCCCGTTGTGCAATCAAAAAAAAACCATCAACTACCCTTGCCCATAA
- a CDS encoding tyrosine-type recombinase/integrase, whose translation MLQLEKLVINYLEICKYQKNLSQKTLKAYKIDFQQFLNYMKGTDGNLNKINLSNYITYLHKTYKPKTIKRKLASLKAFCNYLEYDEVIQKDPFSKIKVKFQEPFLLPRTIPLTTIQTVLSTVYKELSQNNTAFKFKTVLRDIAVLELLFATGIRVSELCSLTVDDVNMSDGFIRIYGKGSRERIVQIVNKDVLLALRNYKNAFLDKMNERDFFFINRLNNRLSEQSVRFMINKYVYMAGVATHITPHMFRHTFATLLLEEDVDIRYIQRLLGHSSIVTTQIYTHVTSNKQKCILASKHPRNKVVINKG comes from the coding sequence ATGCTGCAATTGGAAAAGTTAGTAATTAATTACCTTGAAATATGCAAATATCAGAAAAATTTAAGCCAAAAGACATTAAAAGCATACAAGATTGATTTTCAACAGTTTTTAAACTACATGAAAGGAACAGACGGCAATTTGAATAAGATAAACCTGTCCAACTATATTACTTATCTTCATAAAACATACAAGCCTAAAACTATTAAACGCAAGCTTGCCAGTCTCAAAGCGTTTTGCAATTATCTTGAATACGATGAAGTTATACAGAAAGATCCATTTTCAAAAATTAAAGTAAAGTTTCAGGAACCCTTCCTGTTGCCCAGGACAATACCTTTAACCACCATTCAGACTGTTCTTTCAACGGTTTATAAAGAATTGAGCCAAAATAATACTGCTTTCAAATTTAAGACTGTTTTACGCGATATAGCTGTACTTGAATTGCTTTTTGCCACCGGCATTAGGGTGTCGGAACTTTGTTCATTGACCGTCGATGATGTTAATATGTCGGACGGATTCATAAGAATTTATGGCAAAGGCTCAAGGGAGCGGATTGTCCAGATTGTAAATAAAGATGTTCTTCTAGCTCTAAGGAATTATAAAAATGCTTTTCTAGATAAAATGAACGAGAGAGATTTTTTCTTTATTAACCGCCTTAATAACCGACTTTCCGAACAATCTGTCAGGTTTATGATTAACAAATATGTGTACATGGCCGGAGTCGCAACACATATTACGCCACATATGTTCCGGCATACCTTTGCAACGTTGCTGTTGGAAGAGGATGTTGATATCCGATATATCCAGCGCTTATTAGGACACAGCTCAATAGTAACAACTCAGATATATACTCATGTTACCTCTAATAAACAAAAATGCATATTAGCCTCTAAACACCCCCGCAATAAAGTGGTTATCAATAAAGGATAA
- a CDS encoding glycosyltransferase, whose protein sequence is MIYSIIIPYHSNQILLHACLDSLISTIPDGVEIIIVANNSNPKEHSIELPYAQCRLIKVNYELFYPKAIHLGVEQAKGQYVIFCDADTVYTKGWFQALTSFYQQQEGIGYASSKLLNPYDETIIDFGIGFTEFNSPHPFRGRNKHFHLADQSFCAQAACAASSLIRKKLFIDIGGFNEKLMHSYSDIDLCLRLKEKGFSTWCINDSLVFHKGNSTYNSGMSNHLKGDTKGQYMAVCSGKIKIDMDHYFKIAADYFISQCVFLHKEYYLIDFTTIADKRWHYELFEDLLNISFSDVYNRPYKVRDADHIPLYELLDSNIRQMRFPILYFVDDFRALQTNTIWKYLRDCSWDIVIDRNANILRITEI, encoded by the coding sequence GTGATATATTCCATTATTATACCTTATCACAGCAACCAAATCTTGCTACATGCATGTTTGGACAGTTTAATCTCCACAATCCCTGATGGGGTGGAAATTATTATTGTAGCAAACAATTCCAATCCAAAAGAGCATAGCATTGAGCTCCCCTATGCCCAGTGTCGATTGATAAAAGTTAATTATGAATTATTTTATCCAAAAGCGATTCACCTTGGCGTAGAGCAGGCAAAAGGACAGTATGTCATTTTTTGTGACGCAGATACCGTTTATACGAAAGGCTGGTTTCAGGCGCTGACTTCCTTTTACCAACAGCAGGAGGGTATTGGCTACGCATCCTCCAAGCTACTAAATCCCTATGATGAAACGATTATTGATTTCGGTATAGGATTTACCGAATTTAATTCACCACATCCTTTTCGAGGTAGAAACAAACATTTTCATCTAGCTGATCAATCTTTTTGCGCACAAGCTGCTTGTGCAGCCAGCTCACTTATCAGAAAAAAGTTATTTATTGATATAGGAGGCTTTAATGAAAAACTGATGCATTCATATTCTGATATTGATTTATGCCTGAGATTGAAGGAAAAGGGCTTTAGTACATGGTGCATCAACGACTCTTTAGTGTTTCACAAAGGCAACTCTACATACAATAGCGGGATGTCAAACCATTTAAAGGGTGACACTAAAGGTCAATACATGGCGGTTTGCTCCGGTAAAATTAAGATTGATATGGATCATTATTTTAAAATTGCTGCCGATTATTTTATCAGTCAGTGCGTTTTTTTACACAAAGAATACTACTTGATTGACTTTACAACCATCGCCGATAAACGTTGGCATTATGAGCTTTTTGAGGATTTGCTTAACATTAGTTTCTCTGATGTGTACAATCGCCCATACAAAGTCCGTGATGCCGACCATATTCCACTTTATGAACTTCTGGACAGTAATATCCGACAGATGCGTTTTCCGATTCTGTATTTTGTTGATGATTTCCGCGCTCTTCAAACCAATACTATCTGGAAGTATTTAAGAGATTGCAGTTGGGATATAGTCATTGATAGAAACGCCAATATACTTCGTATAACGGAAATATAA
- a CDS encoding SLC13 family permease has protein sequence MSNTTQAAISASVNAEQQINDLSGEWKRIAFAVLGIGLFALFYFLPQLPPAVDPTGKAFELSREAQLSIGLFLLAGVWWVFEVIPIGVTSLTIGVMQAAFMIRPAVEAFAVFMDPSVLFILGSLLLGVAFTKAGVTTRLAFKMLSVVGEDSRKILLGVFLVTLALTLVMAHTAVAATMFPLMLVIISMYGKEDVPTNFGRAMFIGMAYSAGAGSLITLLGAARGPVALGFFKEFTSIDIGFLEYSIAMAPLGIIMVLITWFLLSYVFFKPEQDKIDGLKKKVDEVNSQMGPMTGKEIFVIALAVAVVAILATQQFIPAIADMNRSIPILMAAIIMFMAKLFTVEDLEKSVPWNIVLLFGGAMSIGTCLWVTGAAEWMAIHWLTMFQNANWLVFVVAIAFLVIIMTNFIMNVAAIAITMPVALVMAEYLGVNSYLILYTCLAAAGLPYMLLVGAAPNAIAYQAKQFTTGQFFLVGVPFTILALIMVAVFALTVWPILGIPALVK, from the coding sequence ATGAGTAATACCACACAAGCAGCTATCAGCGCTTCCGTAAATGCCGAACAACAAATTAATGACTTATCAGGCGAGTGGAAAAGAATAGCTTTTGCAGTATTGGGTATCGGTTTATTTGCACTTTTTTATTTCTTGCCCCAACTCCCGCCGGCCGTAGATCCTACGGGTAAGGCATTTGAATTATCGCGGGAGGCGCAGTTGTCCATCGGACTTTTTCTGTTGGCCGGAGTATGGTGGGTGTTTGAAGTAATACCCATTGGTGTAACCAGTCTTACTATCGGCGTTATGCAGGCGGCATTTATGATTCGGCCGGCTGTCGAAGCTTTTGCCGTATTTATGGATCCATCGGTGCTGTTCATTTTAGGTTCGCTGCTGCTGGGCGTAGCTTTTACCAAAGCGGGTGTGACAACCCGTCTGGCTTTTAAAATGCTCTCCGTGGTGGGTGAGGATTCCCGTAAAATACTGCTGGGTGTGTTTCTGGTGACCTTGGCATTGACGCTGGTGATGGCCCACACGGCAGTGGCTGCCACCATGTTCCCGCTGATGCTGGTCATTATAAGTATGTACGGTAAAGAGGATGTACCCACGAATTTTGGCAGGGCTATGTTTATCGGTATGGCGTATTCCGCCGGTGCCGGCAGCTTAATCACCCTGCTGGGTGCGGCTCGTGGGCCGGTGGCATTGGGATTCTTCAAAGAATTCACCAGTATTGATATTGGTTTCCTCGAATATTCCATAGCCATGGCACCTTTGGGTATTATCATGGTATTAATAACCTGGTTTCTGCTGAGCTATGTGTTTTTCAAACCCGAACAGGACAAAATCGATGGTTTGAAAAAGAAAGTGGATGAAGTAAATTCGCAAATGGGTCCCATGACGGGGAAGGAAATCTTTGTTATTGCACTGGCTGTGGCGGTGGTGGCTATATTGGCAACCCAGCAGTTTATTCCGGCCATTGCAGATATGAACAGGAGTATCCCCATATTGATGGCAGCAATTATTATGTTTATGGCTAAGCTGTTTACGGTGGAAGATCTGGAAAAGAGCGTCCCTTGGAATATCGTGCTTTTGTTTGGCGGTGCTATGAGTATCGGTACTTGTTTGTGGGTTACCGGGGCCGCCGAGTGGATGGCCATACACTGGCTGACTATGTTCCAAAATGCCAACTGGTTGGTTTTCGTGGTGGCTATAGCCTTTTTGGTGATCATTATGACCAACTTTATTATGAACGTGGCGGCCATTGCCATTACAATGCCGGTGGCCCTGGTAATGGCCGAGTACCTGGGTGTTAACTCTTACCTGATCTTGTATACATGCTTGGCCGCGGCAGGTCTGCCTTATATGCTGCTGGTGGGTGCGGCACCCAACGCCATTGCATACCAAGCCAAACAATTTACCACCGGTCAGTTCTTTTTGGTGGGTGTTCCATTCACCATTCTGGCGCTGATTATGGTGGCGGTATTTGCCTTGACGGTATGGCCCATATTGGGTATACCGGCTCTGGTCAAGTAG
- a CDS encoding manganese catalase family protein: MTKEVTNQTITRNAHINRWCALPAPYPEVRIQRPNRYYAELLLEDYAGQVSEMTAINQYFHHHIVFGEKFADLAELEECISIIEMQHLEMLGETILLLGVDPQIRTLTNNKATYWCGNYVYYGNSVCDRLAADIAAEKSAIEQYRKHQQLIRDPFIDEMLERIIMDEQYHLRLFTEAVDKYCK; this comes from the coding sequence TTGACCAAGGAAGTCACAAACCAAACTATTACCCGCAACGCGCACATAAACAGGTGGTGCGCCCTACCCGCACCGTATCCGGAAGTAAGAATACAAAGGCCCAACCGCTATTACGCTGAATTACTGCTGGAGGATTACGCCGGCCAGGTCAGTGAAATGACTGCTATTAATCAATACTTTCACCACCATATCGTCTTTGGAGAAAAGTTTGCCGACTTGGCGGAGCTGGAGGAATGCATTTCTATAATTGAGATGCAGCACCTGGAAATGTTGGGTGAAACCATTTTATTGCTGGGCGTAGATCCTCAGATACGCACCCTGACCAATAATAAGGCAACCTACTGGTGCGGTAACTATGTTTATTACGGAAACTCTGTTTGCGACCGCCTGGCCGCCGACATAGCCGCGGAAAAATCAGCCATAGAACAATACCGCAAGCATCAGCAATTAATTCGGGACCCCTTCATAGATGAAATGTTGGAAAGGATTATTATGGACGAGCAATATCACCTGCGATTGTTTACCGAAGCTGTGGATAAATATTGCAAATAA
- a CDS encoding YlbF family regulator produces MSKDVFEKASALGKSIVESEEFKEIQKKENEMIGDPNAQQLLKKFHELQKLQKEKQKKGEALTPDEAREFEQVQLKIVENKAIKTFSEAQEKFQNMMNEIMKIIKEAGVNKIKE; encoded by the coding sequence ATGTCCAAGGACGTTTTTGAAAAAGCTTCCGCATTGGGTAAGAGCATTGTTGAATCTGAAGAGTTTAAGGAAATACAAAAGAAGGAAAATGAAATGATTGGAGATCCCAATGCCCAGCAATTGCTAAAAAAATTTCATGAGCTTCAAAAACTACAAAAAGAAAAACAAAAAAAAGGGGAAGCGTTAACTCCTGATGAAGCCAGGGAATTCGAACAGGTACAGCTTAAGATAGTGGAGAACAAGGCCATTAAAACCTTTTCAGAAGCCCAGGAAAAATTTCAAAACATGATGAATGAAATTATGAAAATTATCAAGGAAGCCGGTGTAAACAAGATAAAAGAATAA